The Saccharomyces paradoxus chromosome XV, complete sequence DNA window CTTAATCAAACTTATTATTCAAAGTATTCGGATTAAATGCTgtagtaaaaaaaatgcctaTGGTCTATATGAGTTGCGCTTTTCGTATGGATTCAATAGGTATTGAAGTCAGCTCAAATCACATTTTTGTCTTGAAGCTTCcgccaaaagaaaaaaaaatcgttaaTAGCGACACAGGAAAGCAATTAACTATCACGCTACAGAACGCGATAATGACAGTACGTATTTGGTGGTTTTATTAAAGTTATGTATACGTATTCTTCATCCATGGGACTAGGATTTTTCCTTGAGAAACTCTACAATGTGACAGTCTTTACATCTAGATCCTTATGAACAAAGGCCTTGTTACCGCCAGCACCGAGATAGTCACTCGCGACCTGACCATCACCTCTTATTTGGTACTGATAGCTAACCAGGCCGTCCAAACCAACCGGACCACGTGCGTGAATTTTGGAGGTAGAAATACCTACCTCAGCACCAAAACCGTATCTGAAACCATCCGCAAATCTAGTTGATGCGTTCCAGTAAACACCAGAGGAGTCGACACCCttcataaatttttcagcattTGCTTTGTTCTCCGTTACAATAGCATCGGTATGTCTCGAAGAATGAGTATTTATGTGTTGAATAGCCGCTTCTGTAGATGTAACAAATTTGGCAGCCAAATCCAAGGATAAAAATTCCTTATCGAAATCTTGCTCTTCATCGGCATCAACGGTTTTGGATtgatttgcttttgttAATTTTCCTAGCTCATTTAGTTTATTAAAATATGCAGTTTTCAAGTCCTTTGTAGCGTGAATAGTCACTCCGCCTTCCGAGGTTAAGTTTTCCAGAACTTCCCACCATTTCGACAATTTTGGGTTAATTAACAATGTTTCCATAGCATTGCATCCAGCTGGGTAATTAGTCTTAGCGTCTAAACTAATTCTTTTCGCCTTGGTCAAATCTGCCTCTTCATCCAAGTAAATTGAGCAAATACCGTCTGCATGGCCCAGCACGGGAATTTTTGTGGTGTCCTTGATTTTTCTCACTAAGGCATTAGAACCACGAGGAACAACTAAGTCAATGTACTCATCTTGATCCAACAAATCGGAAACATCCTGTCTGGTTTCGATCAATTGCACGGAGCCCACAGGAACGCCAGTGTGACTTTGGAATTGCGCAATGGTGTCATTAACGATCTTTGACATTTCCCTGAACGTGTTCACAGACTCTTTACCACCTTTCAAAATTGCAGCATTGCCCGACTTGATACTCAATGCAGTAATATTGGCAATTACTTCTGGACGGGATTCAAAGATAACTAACAAAACACCGACTGGAGCGGTAACTTGGTACAACGTCAAGCCATCATCTAATTCTCTGGCCATTTTAACCTTACCAACAGGGTCTTCCAACTCGGCTACGTCTCTGACACCTTGTAACATGACATCAAACTTGTCCCCTTTAAACAGGTCGAGACGTTTTAGTAAAGAATCCGCCAGACCAGTCTCTTTAGCAACAGCTAAGTCCATTTTATTGGCCTTTTCAATGGCATGCGCATTAGCCTTTAGGGCATCGTGAATTTTGTATAAGATATCTGACCTACCCTCGTTCGAGATggtcttcaaaatattaccTGCTTTACGAGCGTTTTGAGCTATTTGTTGTGAATTGGACATCTTTATATTGGTTTCTGTGCTCCTTTGATTCTTATTCTTCTCACCAATATGCATTTACTTTTACTCTTCCCTTCTTGAAGCGTTAAAAAAACGGCTGCCgactttttttcatttttgacTCATTAACCCAACGCCATAAATGAAGAACGAAATTTGGCCACTGCATCGCCTTTGCTGTCTCATCGATTCAAATGTCCATGCGCGTTAATTAATGTGTataaattatatatatgtatatataggCGTCTATTACTATGCTTGGGGCTGATTTCCTATTTGTACGTGAACCTCGTTTATAAgagaacttttttttttgacctTTAATGGGCAAAAAATCGAgttatcaaatttttgacaTAAATGATGAAGCCGCACATCAAAACCAATGCAATGATGTCAATAATAAAGTACCTATAGAGGTAGATGGATTTCGTGTTATTTTTCGATTTATTCAACACATTCTTCAGCTCTATCAAACTATCCATTTCCCTTAGGGAGGACTTTTGTTTACTTAACCTTTCCTGACAAACTTCCATTCTCCTTTCCAATCCTTGTAGTTGCACTACACTTTCTTCCACCGAGGTCTTTaattcattaataaatGCCCTATCATCATCCTCGTCAAAGTCTGATCTCAACTTGACCAAGAATTGTTCAACCACCGTGGTCCGCAAGGTGGTCATTTCGTCTAATAAAAGGGTCAATTCTCCCGATAGAAGGTCGTATTTTTGTATCGTCTTTTGAACGTTGTTTTCATTCTTGATTATTGTATCATTTAAATTTCTTCTCATTTCATTTTCGATTTTCACTAGAAGTGCCGAAATGTGATTTTGATAGTAATTTAGTTCATCAATGTTatcattcaaatttgaattaCTCTTTGAAATAGAGTTTGAGCTGGAATCAGGAGTAACCGCAGAAACTTTGTTATTGTTCACCTTCAGTACGCTCTTGAGCTTCGTGGAAGAATCTGCTGACTTCTGTCTATCCAGTGAATACTTAAATCCTAAGGCATCATATCCAGGGACAGTCGAAGAGCTTGATGAGTTCCTTGCTTTCCTCTTGTTAGTTAAATGGCCCAAAGAGGGGTACACACCGTTTAAGCTTCTTCTGTCTACATCTTCTGAATCCGATGATGCAGATGATGTAGACGAAAAGGCTGACGACGACAAAAAGGTTGGTACGTTAGAACGtgaatacaaaaatgatgaagaatcgTTGACGGCGGAACCGTCCAAATCATGATAAAACAAAGATGTACTGGGGGAGGAGTTTACGGAAAGTTGTGATTGAGAATGCGTGTTCCCTGATTTAATGCCGCCAGCGGTGGATGAGGGCTCAAACACTACCGACTCCCTCAACGTATCGAAAGGATCTGAATTCCCCAACGAAGGCTGCAAAAATTGGTTCACCAATCGTTTCCTCTCATAATCAAAAGAACCCGCGGATGATCTGCGTTGCGAAGAGGAGGAGCCCTGTATTTGATTGAAAGCTAGCCCAGTATGGCAGCTTTGGAAAACGGACATCGACCCACGACGTCCCCTACTAAGGCAAAACATCCTGGCCCTATTAGAGTTACAATCATTTTTTGCTGACACTCTGAATGGATCATCTAAACTGGATGCCCCACTATACGATCTACGGTGTCGGCTCACTCTATTATCAATGTCATCCTCAAACAAAAAGTCACTAAACTTCCCGGTTTTGGTGGACCCTAGGACAGGCAGGCTAGACATCTCCAACGAGTGTTGTCGTACCCCATGTGCCCTATTCTTCGCCACATGTAAATGTCTCCTATCATGCGACACAGGCTGTTTCTCCTTCTCCTTCTCCCTTTCCTTTTGTAAAAGCGATCCTAGATTAACTTCAGTACTTGGCCTTGGCACCACCGGATTATCATTCACTGCTATGACAGGCAGCCTAGAAGATGATTTCGAAAAGTGTGCAATACTTGTATTTGTTTGTACTGGTTGCGGCTGTGGCTGTAGAATGGGTTCCTTTACCTTCACTGCGTCGCCACTGGAAGCCCTTCTTCCCTTACAAAAGCCTCTTGGGAACGAGGGAGGTAACAGAGTACAGTTCCTTGATCCAGGATTTTCCATCCTGTCAATTAGCAAGTTCATTTCCGCCTTAATGTATCAGCTATAATTCgaactaaaaaaaaggcaaaaaaaaatagagtGATAGGAAGCTCTTTCCTCCACAAATAGAGTGATCTACTCGAACACCTGTCAATAAATAAACAGGCTCGGACACGCCTCAAAACTCCTGTCACTGGTTTATCTTTCTTGTTGAAGTACGATGTGTCAAGCCGGCATTTCTCGATGCTTATCTGGTTTAGTTTACGCTGTTAAAACCAAAACCCCAACAGGTTTTCGAGCCCTAGCGTATGTAGGGTTAATCTGGATACTACATAGGTGAATTTGATCATTAACAGTTTCACCTAATGAcacattttcaaaaagataGGGCATGTGCTATTACCCGTCTCAGGGCTACTtgtgattttttcctttttttttgtttatgatCGCGCTTCTCGAAAAGCCAAATATCAGAAATCCCAAACACGCTTCATTTGATACGATTTATAGTCTGCGTTTCAGAAATCTACTGATCTTGTAGGCCAAtcagaaaacaaaaattcttcGCAAAGGCATTCCACTTTTCCCGCTTGAAGTTGTTTAGTCGATTTCTGCCTCATTGCTtgtttttcgttttttaAGGTACTATTCAACGCCACTCCATTGGACAGCGATACATATACCATTGTACATATAAGACATAAAGCCACAGCTATCACAGCATAGGATGTCGTTTGAAGTGGGTACACGATGCTGGTATCCTCACAAAGAATTGGGCTGGATTGGGGCGGAAGTAACCAAAAATGAGTTCAACGACGGCAAGTACCACCTGGAGTTGCAACTGGAAGACGATGAAGTCGTGTCCGTGGACACAAAAGACTTAAATAACGATAAGGACCAATCTTTGCCGCTTCTTAGAAACCCTCCCATTTTGGAAGCGACGGAAGATTTGACTTCTCTATCATACTTGAATGAGCCTGCGGTTTTACATGCCATCAAACAGCGTTATTCTCAATTGAATATCTACACGTACTCGGGTATCGTGCTGATCGCTACAAACCCTTTTGACCGCGTCGACCAGCTTTATACACAAGACATGATTCAGGCTTATGCGGGCAAACGCAGAGGTGAACTGGAACCTCACTTGTTTGCCATTGCCGAAGAAGCGTATagattgatgaagaatgacaaacaaaatcaaaccATTGTCGTAAGCGGTGAGTCTGGTGCCGGTAAAACAGTTTCCGCCAAGTATATTATGCGTTATTTTGCTTCTGTCGAGGAGGAAAATTCTGCTACTGTACAACATCAAGTGGAAATGTCTGAAACAGAACAAAAGATTCTAGCCACAAATCCCATTATGGAAGCATTCGGTAATGCTAAAACTACCAGAAATGACAACTCTTCCAGATTTGGTAAGTATCTAGAAATTTTATTCGATAAGGACACATCTATCAT harbors:
- the FRT1 gene encoding Frt1p (similar to YOR324C), whose translation is MNLLIDRMENPGSRNCTLLPPSFPRGFCKGRRASSGDAVKVKEPILQPQPQPVQTNTSIAHFSKSSSRLPVIAVNDNPVVPRPSTEVNLGSLLQKEREKEKEKQPVSHDRRHLHVAKNRAHGVRQHSLEMSSLPVLGSTKTGKFSDFLFEDDIDNRVSRHRRSYSGASSLDDPFRVSAKNDCNSNRARMFCLSRGRRGSMSVFQSCHTGLAFNQIQGSSSSQRRSSAGSFDYERKRLVNQFLQPSLGNSDPFDTLRESVVFEPSSTAGGIKSGNTHSQSQLSVNSSPSTSLFYHDLDGSAVNDSSSFLYSRSNVPTFLSSSAFSSTSSASSDSEDVDRRSLNGVYPSLGHLTNKRKARNSSSSSTVPGYDALGFKYSLDRQKSADSSTKLKSVLKVNNNKVSAVTPDSSSNSISKSNSNLNDNIDELNYYQNHISALLVKIENEMRRNLNDTIIKNENNVQKTIQKYDLLSGELTLLLDEMTTLRTTVVEQFLVKLRSDFDEDDDRAFINELKTSVEESVVQLQGLERRMEVCQERLSKQKSSLREMDSLIELKNVLNKSKNNTKSIYLYRYFIIDIIALVLMCGFIIYVKNLITRFFAH
- the PRO2 gene encoding glutamate-5-semialdehyde dehydrogenase (Gamma-glutamyl phosphate reductase~similar to YOR323C) yields the protein MSNSQQIAQNARKAGNILKTISNEGRSDILYKIHDALKANAHAIEKANKMDLAVAKETGLADSLLKRLDLFKGDKFDVMLQGVRDVAELEDPVGKVKMARELDDGLTLYQVTAPVGVLLVIFESRPEVIANITALSIKSGNAAILKGGKESVNTFREMSKIVNDTIAQFQSHTGVPVGSVQLIETRQDVSDLLDQDEYIDLVVPRGSNALVRKIKDTTKIPVLGHADGICSIYLDEEADLTKAKRISLDAKTNYPAGCNAMETLLINPKLSKWWEVLENLTSEGGVTIHATKDLKTAYFNKLNELGKLTKANQSKTVDADEEQDFDKEFLSLDLAAKFVTSTEAAIQHINTHSSRHTDAIVTENKANAEKFMKGVDSSGVYWNASTRFADGFRYGFGAEVGISTSKIHARGPVGLDGLVSYQYQIRGDGQVASDYLGAGGNKAFVHKDLDVKTVTL